A region of the Candidatus Nanosynbacter lyticus genome:
GGCGAATTTTCCGGCTCAAACTGCAGCGCCGAATCGCTCAGGCTCAACTTTTCAATCGCCTCTTTAAGGTCATTATAATCTTCGTTAGACACCGGGAAAAAGCCCGCATAGACAAAGGGCTTGACTTCTTTGTAGCCAGGGAGGGGCTGGATGACGATATTTTCAGTCATAACTATGTGTTATTATATCAGCTCAGCGTTTTTATATAAACGCACAGTAAATCGCTTCTTGCACGCCTACTTATTCTCGGTAAATTATTCCTTGCGCATACTGCGGACTAATTTATAAATTCTCAAAAATCTTATGAGCTTGATTCTTGCCAATAGTCTGAATCAATTCAGCGTAGCCCATCCACCGACCACGTTTTGTCTTGTCACGACGACAATCCTTCTCGTCAGTGATATCGCCCTTAACTATCGCATCAACATTACGCCAAGCAGTCCAAGGCATGTTATCGCTCAAAAAGCTATAATCTAAATGAACATGATTTTCGTTGACTAGCTTATAATCTGACGATGAAAATCCGCGTGCATACAACTCGCGGAGAATAACGTCTGCCAGCTCGACAAAATTGTCAGCCGTAACGTATAAAAAGTCATCATATTCCTCACCGAGTTCGTATGATCGTCCATTTATAAAAGCACAATACAAATCATCATCGACAACTTTTTCATCCAGCCACACGCGGCGGTCGCGTGTTATCGGAATTACGCGGCATCTAATTTTCTCTGTAAAGTTTTTGAAGTTACTCATAATTGCTAACAACAGATATATCAATACCTATTTCGTGCATTTTATTACATCTGTACCTTTCAATAATAGTATATATTATTTCCACTGCCGCGTCTGGTTGATCTTGTGCTTCTCAAAATATACTTCCGCCAAATTGACGTCAAACCGATTTGCCAATTCCATCAAATAATTCAACACGTCCGCAAACTCCTCGCGCAGATTATCGTGATTGTCAGGCTTTTTCTTGCCCTTAAATCTCGTCTCTTTGCGAATTGCTTTCGCCAACTCGCCAACTTCCTCGGTAAACAATAAGAATACTTCGGTAACAGAATTTTTATACCATCCTTTTTATTTACACGTTTGATCGAGGTGTTTTTGTAATTCAGTTAAGCTGATTATTTGCGAGCTCGTAGCTTTCTCCTTATTGCTAATTTTACTCAAAATATTTCTTCAGCGTCACCGTATCACCCACCCGGGCTTCACGGGTAGTCTTCAAGTTGGTGACGATGTAGCCAATTTCGCCAGTATCGAGCGATAGGTCGGGAATCATGCCGGGGCTGAGATGGCCAACTTCCAATGCTAAGCCATTTGCACCAGTCGCCATCATGTGGATTGATTCACCTTTTTTGATCTGCCCGTCAACCACCCTGACATACAAAATCACCCCGCGGTAATCATCATAATAACTGTCGAAAATCAGTGCCCGGGTCGGATCATCTGGCTGACCAATTGGTGCCGGGATTCGCTCAACAATCGCCTCTAAAACCTGATCAATATTCTGCCCAGTTTTGGCAGAAATATGAATAATTTCGCTTTCATCGCAGCCCAGCAAATTGATCACCTGCTTGGATACTCGCGGCACATCGGCAGCTGGCAAATCAACTTTATTGAGCACCGGGATAATCGTCAAATCCTGCTCCATCGCCAAGTAAACATTCGCCAACGTCTGAGCCTGAATGCCCTGACTGGCATCAACCACCAACACCGCCCCCTCACAGGCCTGCAATGAGCGGCTAACTTCATAACTAAAATCAACGTGGCCAGGCGTATCGATAAGGTTGAGATCGTAATCTCCAGCTGGCGGTAATCCTTCCAATGAATCGATAGCCCTGTCGCTGGCGTTGTCTGCGACATTCGATTGAGAGGAAGCGGTTGCCGCTGGCTGACGGTAATGATATTTCATCCGCACCGGCGCCAATTTAATAGTAATACCTTTCTCACGCTCGAGATCCATCGAATCCAGCAGCTGCGATTTCATCTCGCGCTTCTCCACCGTCCCCGTCATCTCCATCATCCGGTCAGCCAGCGTCGATTTGCCGTGATCAATGTGAGCGATAATGCAAAAATTACGAATATTCTCCATTAGCGCATAGACTCCAATCTTCCAAATAGCATCTTTCTTAAGCGCGTCAAAACCGGATCAATTTCTGACAATTTTAGCCACTTTGACGCGGCGGCGTACACACCAAAGCTAACCATTGAAATAACAACAAACTTCGGAAAAGCACTAAAGAAACTATCATCGTGATAACGAAACGGTAGAACCAGCACGCCGACATAACAAACTACGCCGGTAATAATTCCAGCGATTACCATCCTAAAAATTGCCTGCATAAATATCAGATCAAACATCTTTGGCATTTGACGATTCATCACAACCAATAAAATCACCACCTCTAAAACTGCTACTGTTGATTGCGCCCAAGCCAAACCATACGCACCCATTTTCAAAACCATAGATAGAACAATTGCTAAAATAATGTTCAGAGAAATAGAGAAAATTGAAATATAAAGCGGAGTTTTCGTATCTTGGCGAGCGTAAAATGCTCGCGCGGCCATATGGTAAATAGTTCGGAATAAAATCGCCACCACTAAGCAGCCTAAAATTCCCGCAATCAATTGGTTACCGCCGTTACGAATAAAATGGACAACGTAACCGCGTGTAAAGAAAATCACCACTGCCACCGGTAAGGCCATCCAAAAAATAATCCTCAGCAGAGAGCGTAAGTCCTTTTGAAACAGATCATCACGGCCCTCGCCTAAATGCTCAGTAAGTTTAGGGAAGGCGGCATTAGAAATTGCCACGCCGATGAGATTAATTGGCATCAAATGTAGGGTTAACGCCTGTTGATACGCCCGAACCGTACCGTCCGCCAAACGAGATGCCAAGTTAACTTCGACCAAACTCACCACATAATCCATGCCCTGATCAACCGACCTAGCCGGTAGCAACGATAGGACTTTCCTAAATCCTCTATTGCGCCAATAGATCTTAAAATTATAGTCAAAGCCCAAACCTGCTAGCCCAACCGCACTCACAATCAGCTGTAGGAATGACCCCAACACCACACCAAGCGCCACACCCATAATTCCACCATCAAATATCTGCCAACCGAATAAATTGATACCATTAGTGAACCATACCGTACCAATGATAATTCCGACATTATAAATCATTGGCGCTAGGGCACAGAACATAAATCGCCCAACCGCTTGCTGGATACTGGCAATCACCGAGGCAATAGCAAAAATAAACGGATTCACCGCAATCACCCGCATCATGCTCACCGCCAAAGCGTGGCCCGACTCACTCAGACCTGGCGCAATTAGATATTTCATCAATGGATCAGCAAAAATAATAATCAACACCGACGCGACCATCGTTACTAGCGCCATAAAATTGATCATACTAGAGCTAATCTGCCACGCCGACTGCTTATTTCCCTTAACCCAGCGCTCATTAAAAACTGGGATAAAAGTCACGCTGAGGGCGCCAGACACCAACACAGCGAACATAAAATCTGGCACCATAAACGCCGCCGTGTAGGCGTCTAATCCGACAGGATAGCCAGCCAGCGCGCCGTTTTCGCTTGGCATATAGGCAGAGTTAAGCAATCGATCGCGGAAGAATCCCAGCAAGCTCGACAACAACGTCGAGCCAGCCAAAATGGTTGCAGCTAACTTGACTGTCAGCCGCTGATTAATTTTATCGACAGTTCTCCGGACGCGCCCCATAACAATTTACGCGTGTAATTTGGCTTCCTTTGGCAGCTTTGTTCCCTGGAGAATTTCATCGACTGCCGCCTCTTCTAGAGTTTCATATTTAAGAAGTGCATCCTTAAGATCCTCAAGTGACTTACGATTTGCAACCAATACCACTTCTGCGCGACGCGCCGCCTCTTTGATTAGTGTCTCAACCTCTTGGTCGATTAACTCAGCAACCGCGTCTGAGTACGGCCGCTCACGAGTCATTTTATCAAACATTAGCCCACCGTTATCTTCGTGGAAAACTTGGTCGCGAAGTTTTTGACCCATACCTTGCTCAATCACCATATCACGAGCAATTTCAGTAGCTT
Encoded here:
- the murJ gene encoding murein biosynthesis integral membrane protein MurJ — protein: MGRVRRTVDKINQRLTVKLAATILAGSTLLSSLLGFFRDRLLNSAYMPSENGALAGYPVGLDAYTAAFMVPDFMFAVLVSGALSVTFIPVFNERWVKGNKQSAWQISSSMINFMALVTMVASVLIIIFADPLMKYLIAPGLSESGHALAVSMMRVIAVNPFIFAIASVIASIQQAVGRFMFCALAPMIYNVGIIIGTVWFTNGINLFGWQIFDGGIMGVALGVVLGSFLQLIVSAVGLAGLGFDYNFKIYWRNRGFRKVLSLLPARSVDQGMDYVVSLVEVNLASRLADGTVRAYQQALTLHLMPINLIGVAISNAAFPKLTEHLGEGRDDLFQKDLRSLLRIIFWMALPVAVVIFFTRGYVVHFIRNGGNQLIAGILGCLVVAILFRTIYHMAARAFYARQDTKTPLYISIFSISLNIILAIVLSMVLKMGAYGLAWAQSTVAVLEVVILLVVMNRQMPKMFDLIFMQAIFRMVIAGIITGVVCYVGVLVLPFRYHDDSFFSAFPKFVVISMVSFGVYAAASKWLKLSEIDPVLTRLRKMLFGRLESMR